The Lacrimispora xylanolytica genome has a segment encoding these proteins:
- a CDS encoding DUF5702 domain-containing protein → MQKSGQITVFLSLALLCIFSLMCGLIESARMAGARCYLKLAADSAMDSVFSEYHREAWDQYRLFLLEAKDEKEIKDSWNQFMEPYMDSSGWYGMAMESAEVSDRVSITDDGGSHLDKEILDYMKYGIIKDMPDADGAADLLKNLKEASSVESLSQSYSGHTKEAVRLERALEDINDCLRAQKDYWETAQRQLGNYNGSGFRESAQKLKREMDRIPSLVTTYGKRADQLKKNLDETKRKNEALSKNISPEMQKAMAEEANSYETYVNQDGPRRNQVEALPEHMDIQKTVIQQAMERAEEVEDTIDNWVYDDEEDSGPDFSELWGSVEDIWNRIQISVLSYSNGVKDPEKQRILEQIEGFAEQGLLNLVLPEGSQVSKGMVNSDSFPSASMSALEGASINLLERLVFEEYCSRFLTNFCSEEEKEFKYELEYLISGKTNDEDNLKRVVTELVAIREGMNLIHILSDSEKRQEANALASVITGVTGLAPLTGVIAFFIMTVWALGEAIVDVKMLLEGKKTAFIKSRETWNLTLSSLLELGKTGKSSGGKAGDKGIDYTGYLKLLMFLSDQKVQNYRLMDMIQWNLCKSQGDFRMENCVYQAEIKGNVKAKHLFFGGSNPYYPLDVRTEKAY, encoded by the coding sequence ATGCAGAAGAGCGGGCAAATCACAGTGTTCTTAAGCCTGGCGCTATTGTGCATCTTCAGCCTTATGTGCGGACTAATCGAGTCCGCACGTATGGCTGGGGCAAGATGCTACTTAAAGCTTGCAGCAGATTCTGCCATGGATTCCGTATTCAGTGAATATCACAGGGAGGCATGGGATCAATACCGTCTGTTTCTCCTTGAAGCAAAGGATGAAAAGGAGATAAAAGATTCCTGGAATCAATTTATGGAACCATACATGGACAGCTCTGGCTGGTATGGTATGGCGATGGAATCAGCGGAGGTATCTGACCGAGTGTCGATTACGGACGATGGCGGCTCCCATCTGGATAAGGAGATTCTTGATTACATGAAGTATGGAATTATAAAGGATATGCCTGATGCTGACGGTGCAGCAGATTTACTAAAAAATTTAAAAGAAGCATCTTCCGTTGAAAGTCTGTCTCAGTCTTATTCCGGGCACACAAAGGAGGCTGTGCGTCTGGAACGGGCGTTAGAAGACATCAATGACTGTTTAAGGGCGCAGAAGGATTACTGGGAGACGGCCCAAAGGCAGTTAGGAAATTATAATGGCAGTGGATTTAGAGAGAGCGCCCAGAAACTAAAAAGAGAGATGGATCGGATTCCCTCCCTGGTCACCACATATGGAAAGCGGGCAGACCAATTAAAAAAGAATCTGGATGAGACAAAACGTAAAAATGAAGCACTATCAAAAAATATCAGTCCAGAGATGCAAAAAGCCATGGCAGAGGAAGCAAATAGCTATGAAACTTATGTAAATCAGGATGGGCCTAGAAGAAACCAGGTGGAAGCGCTTCCAGAGCATATGGATATTCAAAAGACCGTGATCCAGCAGGCCATGGAAAGAGCCGAAGAGGTAGAAGATACTATTGACAATTGGGTGTATGACGATGAGGAAGATTCCGGACCAGATTTTAGTGAACTGTGGGGATCTGTAGAGGATATCTGGAACCGGATTCAAATATCGGTGCTATCCTACTCAAATGGCGTAAAGGACCCTGAGAAACAGAGAATATTAGAGCAAATAGAAGGATTTGCGGAACAGGGATTATTAAACCTTGTACTTCCAGAAGGCAGTCAGGTTTCCAAAGGGATGGTAAACAGTGATTCCTTTCCTTCTGCTTCTATGAGTGCTTTAGAAGGCGCTTCAATTAATCTTCTGGAACGCCTTGTTTTTGAAGAGTATTGCAGCAGGTTTCTGACAAATTTCTGCTCGGAAGAAGAAAAAGAGTTTAAGTATGAGCTGGAATATCTCATATCCGGAAAAACAAATGATGAGGATAATTTAAAAAGGGTAGTCACAGAACTGGTAGCAATTCGGGAAGGTATGAACCTGATCCATATCCTTTCAGACAGCGAGAAAAGGCAGGAAGCCAACGCGTTAGCCAGTGTGATTACCGGCGTCACTGGTCTCGCTCCTCTTACTGGAGTAATCGCATTTTTTATCATGACAGTATGGGCATTGGGTGAGGCAATCGTAGATGTAAAAATGCTGCTGGAGGGAAAAAAGACCGCTTTTATAAAATCAAGGGAAACCTGGAATTTAACGTTATCCAGTTTGTTGGAGTTAGGTAAAACGGGGAAATCTTCTGGTGGTAAGGCAGGAGATAAGGGAATCGACTACACAGGATACTTAAAGCTTTTAATGTTTCTTTCCGATCAGAAGGTGCAAAATTATCGTCTTATGGACATGATCCAGTGGAACCTATGTAAAAGCCAAGGGGATTTTCGTATGGAAAACTGCGTCTATCAGGCAGAGATAAAAGGAAATGTAAAAGCGAAACACCTGTTTTTTGGAGGCAGCAATCCCTATTATCCATTGGATGTCAGAACAGAGAAAGCATATTAA
- a CDS encoding A24 family peptidase — MLLHLGAGAYFDVREHKIPNWWVILGMGNGLILTGLEAGQLSSPSSFLKEPAFFLFRMLLVTAVFFVLFLFRMIGAGDIKMAALICGYLGLSSGAMAIFYGFLIGAFWSLIKLMGSGGFISRFSHLLTYIRYVIQTGKITAYYRPERDGYDMVIPFGLCLFLGTLLALAW, encoded by the coding sequence TTGCTGCTTCATTTAGGGGCAGGGGCTTATTTTGATGTCCGGGAACACAAAATTCCTAATTGGTGGGTGATACTCGGCATGGGAAACGGTTTGATTCTTACCGGGCTTGAAGCTGGGCAGCTATCCAGTCCCAGCAGTTTTTTAAAGGAGCCTGCATTTTTTCTGTTCCGGATGCTTTTGGTAACAGCGGTTTTCTTTGTTTTATTTCTTTTCCGCATGATTGGTGCAGGAGATATTAAGATGGCAGCCCTCATCTGCGGATATCTTGGCCTTTCATCCGGCGCAATGGCAATTTTTTATGGTTTTCTTATTGGGGCATTCTGGTCCCTGATTAAATTAATGGGAAGCGGCGGCTTTATATCCCGTTTTTCCCATCTTCTAACCTATATCAGGTATGTAATCCAAACAGGTAAAATAACTGCTTACTACCGTCCGGAACGGGATGGGTATGATATGGTCATTCCTTTTGGCCTGTGTCTTTTTCTGGGGACTCTTCTTGCCCTGGCGTGGTAG
- the glgB gene encoding 1,4-alpha-glucan branching protein GlgB, with product MAEEKKEIGTGFITEVDRYLFNNGKHYEIYEKLGAHPRTYNKEEGMYFAVWAPHAKQIGVVGDFNGWNPDENPMTCLADSGIWEAFVPGLSTGALYKYAITTESGKLLFKADPYAFEAEYRPQTASVTADLSGYEWNDTSWMAKRKKADPMDGPVSIYEVHLGSWRKKNRDEKDGYYTYVEAAHELSDYVEQMGYTHVELLGIAEHPYDGSWGYQVTGYFAPTSRYGTAKEFMYFVDYMHQKGIGVILDWVPAHFPKDAHGLSDFDGKPCYEYSDPRKGEHPDWGTKVFDYSKYEVDNFLIANALYWVEKFHVDGLRVDAVASMLYLDYGRSDGEWVPNKHGRNENLEAIEFFKHLNSIIKDRGNGAMVIAEESTAWPKVTDDPKNDGLGFTFKWNMGWMHDFLEYMKLDPYFRKYNHHKMTFGLTYFTSEKYILVLSHDEVVHLKCSMIEKMPGLLEDKFSNLKVGYTFMLGHPGKKLLFMGQDFGQFHEWDEKTALDWYLADEPLGKDLKDYVRDLLHLYKEYPALYERDYDWEGFSWINANDSEQSIFSFVRYSKDKKDSLLFVLNFTPVERKNYRAGVPKKGSYHLVLNESHGLYQPEDKAPAVPSEEKEWDGKNYSIACPLKPYGVAVYRFKG from the coding sequence ATGGCTGAAGAAAAAAAGGAAATCGGGACAGGTTTTATAACAGAGGTAGACCGCTATCTCTTCAACAACGGGAAACATTATGAAATCTACGAGAAGCTGGGTGCTCACCCAAGGACTTACAACAAAGAGGAAGGGATGTATTTTGCAGTATGGGCGCCCCACGCAAAGCAAATCGGAGTGGTAGGTGATTTCAACGGCTGGAATCCGGATGAAAATCCAATGACCTGTCTGGCTGACTCAGGAATCTGGGAGGCCTTTGTTCCGGGGCTTTCTACCGGGGCGCTTTATAAGTATGCAATTACCACGGAAAGCGGCAAGCTTCTTTTTAAAGCAGACCCTTATGCCTTTGAGGCAGAATACCGTCCTCAGACAGCTTCTGTGACTGCCGATTTATCCGGCTATGAGTGGAACGATACCTCGTGGATGGCGAAACGAAAGAAGGCCGATCCCATGGATGGTCCGGTCAGTATCTATGAGGTTCACTTAGGCTCTTGGCGTAAGAAGAACCGGGACGAAAAAGATGGCTATTATACATATGTGGAGGCTGCCCACGAGCTTTCAGACTACGTGGAACAGATGGGCTATACTCACGTGGAGCTTCTGGGGATTGCAGAGCATCCTTATGATGGCTCCTGGGGGTATCAGGTGACCGGATATTTTGCTCCCACCTCACGGTACGGCACGGCAAAGGAATTCATGTACTTTGTTGATTACATGCATCAAAAAGGGATTGGCGTTATCTTAGACTGGGTTCCGGCTCATTTTCCAAAGGACGCCCACGGACTTTCCGACTTTGACGGTAAGCCATGCTACGAATATTCTGACCCAAGAAAAGGAGAGCATCCGGATTGGGGAACAAAGGTCTTTGATTACAGCAAGTATGAGGTGGATAATTTCCTCATTGCCAATGCCCTTTACTGGGTGGAAAAATTCCATGTAGACGGACTCCGGGTGGATGCGGTGGCTTCCATGCTCTATCTTGACTATGGAAGGTCTGACGGAGAATGGGTCCCAAATAAACACGGCCGCAATGAAAATCTGGAAGCCATTGAATTTTTCAAGCACTTAAACAGCATTATCAAAGACAGAGGCAACGGTGCCATGGTGATCGCGGAGGAATCCACCGCCTGGCCCAAGGTCACAGATGATCCCAAAAACGACGGTCTTGGCTTTACCTTTAAATGGAACATGGGCTGGATGCATGATTTTTTAGAATACATGAAGCTGGACCCTTATTTCAGAAAATACAATCACCATAAGATGACCTTTGGTCTTACATATTTTACCAGCGAGAAATATATACTTGTATTATCCCATGATGAAGTGGTGCATTTAAAATGCTCTATGATCGAGAAAATGCCTGGACTTCTGGAGGATAAATTTTCCAACTTAAAAGTAGGCTATACCTTTATGCTTGGCCATCCAGGCAAGAAGCTTTTGTTTATGGGACAGGATTTCGGACAGTTCCATGAATGGGACGAAAAGACAGCTCTTGACTGGTATCTGGCAGATGAGCCTCTTGGAAAAGACCTAAAGGACTATGTCAGGGATCTTCTCCACCTGTATAAGGAATATCCTGCGCTTTATGAGAGGGATTATGACTGGGAGGGCTTCTCCTGGATCAATGCCAATGACAGTGAACAGAGTATCTTTAGCTTTGTCCGGTATAGTAAAGACAAGAAAGACAGTCTTTTGTTTGTTCTTAACTTTACACCGGTAGAGCGAAAGAACTACCGGGCAGGTGTTCCAAAAAAGGGAAGCTATCACCTGGTCCTTAATGAAAGCCACGGTCTTTACCAGCCGGAAGATAAAGCACCCGCCGTTCCTTCTGAGGAAAAGGAGTGGGATGGAAAAAACTATTCCATCGCCTGTCCACTGAAGCCTTACGGTGTGGCTGTTTACCGTTTCAAAGGATAA
- a CDS encoding type II secretion system F family protein: MNYDHYDLTFAQWCIYGSQGLALAGVFAYVFYRNVIVFLILIPFGILYPLLKRKEEKEKRLQQLNVEFKEGILLLASFLSAGYSVENAFASSVRELTLLFGENGLITREFKHIENQIKINRSVEQALSEFAARSGLDDVKNFAEVFGAAKRSGGELVSIISHTSNVIRDKVSVRQEILTMSASKQFEQKVMNMIPFFIVIYIDITSPGFFHVMYTTAIGRIVMTICMVLYVSAFFISKKIMSIEI; this comes from the coding sequence TTGAACTATGATCATTACGATTTAACATTTGCCCAGTGGTGCATATATGGCTCACAGGGGCTGGCTCTGGCTGGCGTTTTTGCATATGTCTTTTACCGAAATGTTATAGTCTTTCTCATTCTGATTCCATTTGGAATCCTTTATCCTCTCTTAAAACGTAAGGAAGAAAAAGAAAAAAGACTGCAGCAGCTTAATGTTGAATTTAAGGAAGGGATTTTACTATTAGCCTCATTTTTAAGTGCAGGCTACTCTGTGGAGAATGCCTTTGCCTCTTCTGTAAGAGAGCTGACTCTGCTTTTTGGTGAGAACGGGCTGATTACCAGGGAGTTTAAGCATATTGAAAATCAGATAAAGATCAACCGTTCCGTGGAACAGGCTCTGTCAGAGTTTGCAGCCCGCAGTGGTCTTGATGATGTGAAGAATTTTGCAGAAGTCTTTGGTGCGGCAAAGCGAAGCGGAGGAGAGCTGGTTTCCATTATCAGCCATACCTCTAATGTTATCCGGGACAAGGTATCTGTCCGTCAGGAGATACTTACCATGTCGGCGTCGAAACAGTTCGAGCAAAAGGTCATGAACATGATTCCTTTCTTTATTGTGATTTATATTGATATCACATCACCTGGGTTCTTTCATGTGATGTATACCACAGCCATTGGCAGAATTGTAATGACCATCTGTATGGTGCTGTATGTATCTGCATTTTTTATCTCAAAGAAGATCATGAGCATTGAAATATAA
- a CDS encoding YaaL family protein: protein MKHATLKKRLTESEEERRLRYEIECSKTAIEAARNHFEHVVDPTLIDCYIYELNAAQLRYQFLLRRFKSWEI, encoded by the coding sequence ATGAAGCATGCGACTTTAAAAAAACGCCTGACTGAATCAGAAGAGGAACGTAGATTAAGATACGAAATTGAATGTTCCAAAACAGCAATTGAAGCTGCCAGGAACCACTTTGAGCACGTAGTGGATCCGACCCTTATTGATTGCTATATCTATGAACTGAATGCAGCACAGCTGCGTTATCAGTTTCTCCTGCGCCGTTTTAAAAGCTGGGAGATTTAG
- a CDS encoding Flp1 family type IVb pilin: protein MIAFLKNQFLDFLREEDGVGVIEVVLILVVLIGLVIIFKDRINALLELTFKQIDNQSKEVY, encoded by the coding sequence ATGATAGCATTTCTTAAGAATCAGTTCCTGGATTTTTTAAGAGAAGAAGACGGCGTAGGTGTAATTGAAGTGGTCTTAATTCTCGTGGTACTAATTGGCCTTGTTATTATTTTTAAGGACAGGATTAATGCGCTTCTTGAACTTACGTTTAAGCAAATTGATAATCAGTCAAAAGAGGTGTACTAA
- a CDS encoding immunoglobulin-like domain-containing protein — translation MFKKYCRKWNLAITKTQIICVAAGIFLYVLIELTSVLGGRGGASGKELKRAGPGQGETTYEVEISGLDKERSDKKIPVKIPVGERIYSEEEAKKLFETMKPKLEEQMLGENESLLKIRKNLNLKTSLSDYGIKIRWETDNPDLVDSLGKVHNQQAAETGESVILRALVSDGVHEHTYRFPVMVYPPDRSLQEKTEEEFLTWAQKEDQKQQTEDYLRLPNEYDGQLLTYSIEKDSSHRLFPFLGLFMALLLHAKVNSDKQHLAKKREQQLLLDYSEVVSKLVVYIGAGLTLRNSWERIVAGYDAGVKEGKRGVRPVYEEMMKTVSQLSSGVSESRAFGEFGRRCGLQSYLKLSALLEQSQKNGSRQLRQSLELEMISAFEQRKNLAKKLGEEAGTKLLIPLLLMLGVVMAMIVLPAFLSFY, via the coding sequence ATGTTTAAGAAATATTGTAGGAAATGGAATCTTGCCATTACAAAAACGCAGATCATCTGTGTGGCAGCAGGTATTTTCCTTTATGTCCTGATAGAGCTTACTTCTGTTTTGGGAGGAAGAGGAGGGGCGAGTGGCAAAGAATTAAAACGAGCAGGACCTGGGCAGGGGGAAACTACGTATGAGGTGGAAATATCAGGTCTTGATAAGGAAAGGTCTGATAAAAAGATACCAGTTAAAATACCAGTTGGGGAGCGAATCTATTCGGAAGAAGAGGCAAAAAAGCTGTTTGAAACTATGAAACCAAAGCTAGAAGAACAGATGCTTGGGGAAAATGAATCTCTTTTAAAGATAAGAAAGAATTTGAATCTAAAAACAAGCTTAAGTGACTATGGAATCAAAATTCGATGGGAAACGGACAATCCGGATCTGGTAGATTCTCTTGGGAAAGTACATAATCAGCAGGCAGCTGAGACAGGAGAATCTGTCATACTGCGTGCTCTCGTATCCGATGGGGTCCATGAACATACATATCGCTTTCCAGTTATGGTATATCCTCCTGACCGTTCCTTGCAGGAGAAGACGGAGGAAGAATTCTTAACCTGGGCTCAAAAGGAAGATCAAAAACAGCAAACAGAAGATTATCTACGATTACCCAATGAATATGATGGCCAGCTTCTTACTTATTCCATAGAAAAGGATAGCAGCCACCGCCTGTTTCCATTTCTTGGATTATTCATGGCGCTTCTCTTGCATGCAAAGGTGAATTCGGATAAACAGCATCTGGCAAAAAAGAGGGAGCAGCAGCTTCTGCTGGATTATTCTGAGGTCGTATCAAAGCTGGTGGTTTATATTGGCGCGGGCCTTACTTTAAGAAATTCCTGGGAACGAATCGTGGCAGGCTATGACGCTGGTGTAAAGGAAGGCAAAAGGGGAGTGAGACCTGTTTACGAAGAGATGATGAAGACGGTCTCCCAGCTTAGTAGCGGAGTATCAGAGAGCAGAGCATTTGGCGAGTTTGGAAGGCGGTGCGGCCTTCAGTCATATTTAAAGCTTTCTGCGCTTTTGGAACAGAGTCAGAAAAATGGAAGCAGACAACTTCGCCAGTCGCTGGAGCTTGAGATGATATCAGCATTTGAGCAAAGAAAAAACCTGGCGAAAAAGCTGGGGGAGGAGGCCGGGACCAAGCTGTTAATTCCCCTTCTGCTCATGCTGGGAGTGGTGATGGCCATGATTGTGCTTCCGGCATTTCTGTCATTTTATTAG
- a CDS encoding ArsR/SmtB family transcription factor, with translation MEGQDFHILFKDCMPIFIALGDEVRLTIVEALARNGLYDSMGNDVSASDGPIRGKVGMNVKDITEKTNLSRPAVSHHLKILKEAGLIDVRQEGTANFYYLTIGDTTKKLCSLGQHMQMMLDRIP, from the coding sequence ATGGAAGGGCAGGACTTTCATATACTTTTTAAGGACTGTATGCCCATTTTCATCGCCCTTGGAGATGAAGTAAGACTGACCATTGTAGAGGCACTTGCCCGTAATGGTCTTTATGACAGCATGGGAAATGATGTCTCAGCTTCCGATGGCCCCATCCGCGGAAAGGTGGGCATGAATGTAAAAGATATCACAGAGAAAACAAACCTTTCCCGTCCGGCGGTCTCCCATCATTTAAAAATCTTAAAAGAGGCCGGTCTTATTGACGTCAGACAGGAAGGAACTGCAAATTTTTATTACCTGACCATTGGAGACACCACGAAAAAACTTTGTTCCCTGGGGCAGCATATGCAGATGATGTTAGACCGAATCCCATGA